A stretch of the Muntiacus reevesi chromosome 8, mMunRee1.1, whole genome shotgun sequence genome encodes the following:
- the KCNMB3 gene encoding calcium-activated potassium channel subunit beta-3 isoform X1, with translation MQPFSIPVQITLQGGRRRRGRSAFPTSGTRRHTDHDDGDPPDVRRKRPSSAGEDRAMLLGFAMMGFSVLMFFVLGVTILKPCLLREENHLFTFPNGSTQREESNCTIIHAHIMDDWMDGAFTCGMDCRGQGKYPCLQVFVNLTHSGQKVLLHYNEEAVQINSKCFYTPKCHRDRKGLLSGALDIKEFFDHKNGTPFSCFYSPDSQSEDVVLIKKYDQMVIFHCLFWPSLTLLGGVLIVGMVRLTQYLSFLCDKHSAAFRDEVGGKVPYAAQHQCRLWRVGRGKGRSGEALRRWPNSSPGPQYLQGLHLRT, from the exons ATGCAGCCGTTCAGCATCCCTGTTCAAATTACACTCCAGGGCGGCCGGAGACGCCGGGGGAG GTCAGCCTTTCCTACCTCAGGGACGAGGAGACACACAGACCATGATGATGGAGACCCACCAGATGTGCGCAGGAAGCGGCCATCCAGTGCTGGAGAGGACCGGGCCATGCTGCTGGGGTTTGCAATGATGGGTTTCTCTGTCCTAATGTTCTTCGTGCTTGGAGTAACCATCCTGAAGCCCTGCTTGCTCAG GGAAGAAAATCATTTATTCACTTTTCCAAATGGAAGCACTCAGAGAGAAGAATCGAACTGCACTATCATCCATGCGCACATCATGGACGACTGGATGGACGGTGCATTTACCTGTGGGATGGACTGCCGAGGTCAGGGCAAGTACCCGTGTCTCCAGGTGTTTGTGAACCTCACCCATTCAGGTCAGAAAGTGCTCCTACATTATAATGAAGAGGCTGTCCAGATAAACTCCAAG TGCTTCTACACACCTAAGTGCCACCGGGATAGAAAGGGTTTGCTCAGTGGTGCTCTGGACATAAAGGAATTCTTCGATCACAAAAATGGGACCCCATTTTCATGCTTCTACAGTCCAGACAGCCAATCCGAAGATGTCGTTCTCATAAAAAAGTACGACCAGATGGTGATCTTCCACTGTTTGTTCTGGCCTTCGCTGACCCTGCTGGGTGGCGTCCTGATAGTCGGCATGGTGAGGCTAACACAGTACCTGTCCTTCTTGTGTGACAAACACAGCGCTGCATTCAGAGATGAGGTGGGTGGCAAAGTTCCTTACGCGGCACAGCATCAATGCAGACTGTGGCGTGTGGGGAGGGGCAAGGGAAGGAGCGGAGAAGCCTTAAGACGGTGGCCAAATTCAAGTCCTGGCCCTCAGTACCTGCAGGGTCTGCACTTGAGGACCTGA
- the KCNMB3 gene encoding calcium-activated potassium channel subunit beta-3 isoform X3, with amino-acid sequence MLLGFAMMGFSVLMFFVLGVTILKPCLLREENHLFTFPNGSTQREESNCTIIHAHIMDDWMDGAFTCGMDCRGQGKYPCLQVFVNLTHSGQKVLLHYNEEAVQINSKCFYTPKCHRDRKGLLSGALDIKEFFDHKNGTPFSCFYSPDSQSEDVVLIKKYDQMVIFHCLFWPSLTLLGGVLIVGMVRLTQYLSFLCDKHSAAFRDEVGGKVPYAAQHQCRLWRVGRGKGRSGEALRRWPNSSPGPQYLQGLHLRT; translated from the exons ATGCTGCTGGGGTTTGCAATGATGGGTTTCTCTGTCCTAATGTTCTTCGTGCTTGGAGTAACCATCCTGAAGCCCTGCTTGCTCAG GGAAGAAAATCATTTATTCACTTTTCCAAATGGAAGCACTCAGAGAGAAGAATCGAACTGCACTATCATCCATGCGCACATCATGGACGACTGGATGGACGGTGCATTTACCTGTGGGATGGACTGCCGAGGTCAGGGCAAGTACCCGTGTCTCCAGGTGTTTGTGAACCTCACCCATTCAGGTCAGAAAGTGCTCCTACATTATAATGAAGAGGCTGTCCAGATAAACTCCAAG TGCTTCTACACACCTAAGTGCCACCGGGATAGAAAGGGTTTGCTCAGTGGTGCTCTGGACATAAAGGAATTCTTCGATCACAAAAATGGGACCCCATTTTCATGCTTCTACAGTCCAGACAGCCAATCCGAAGATGTCGTTCTCATAAAAAAGTACGACCAGATGGTGATCTTCCACTGTTTGTTCTGGCCTTCGCTGACCCTGCTGGGTGGCGTCCTGATAGTCGGCATGGTGAGGCTAACACAGTACCTGTCCTTCTTGTGTGACAAACACAGCGCTGCATTCAGAGATGAGGTGGGTGGCAAAGTTCCTTACGCGGCACAGCATCAATGCAGACTGTGGCGTGTGGGGAGGGGCAAGGGAAGGAGCGGAGAAGCCTTAAGACGGTGGCCAAATTCAAGTCCTGGCCCTCAGTACCTGCAGGGTCTGCACTTGAGGACCTGA
- the KCNMB3 gene encoding calcium-activated potassium channel subunit beta-3 isoform X2, whose translation MQPFSIPVQITLQGGRRRRGRSAFPTSGTRRHTDHDDGDPPDVRRKRPSSAGEDRAMLLGFAMMGFSVLMFFVLGVTILKPCLLSTQREESNCTIIHAHIMDDWMDGAFTCGMDCRGQGKYPCLQVFVNLTHSGQKVLLHYNEEAVQINSKCFYTPKCHRDRKGLLSGALDIKEFFDHKNGTPFSCFYSPDSQSEDVVLIKKYDQMVIFHCLFWPSLTLLGGVLIVGMVRLTQYLSFLCDKHSAAFRDEVGGKVPYAAQHQCRLWRVGRGKGRSGEALRRWPNSSPGPQYLQGLHLRT comes from the exons ATGCAGCCGTTCAGCATCCCTGTTCAAATTACACTCCAGGGCGGCCGGAGACGCCGGGGGAG GTCAGCCTTTCCTACCTCAGGGACGAGGAGACACACAGACCATGATGATGGAGACCCACCAGATGTGCGCAGGAAGCGGCCATCCAGTGCTGGAGAGGACCGGGCCATGCTGCTGGGGTTTGCAATGATGGGTTTCTCTGTCCTAATGTTCTTCGTGCTTGGAGTAACCATCCTGAAGCCCTGCTTGCTCAG CACTCAGAGAGAAGAATCGAACTGCACTATCATCCATGCGCACATCATGGACGACTGGATGGACGGTGCATTTACCTGTGGGATGGACTGCCGAGGTCAGGGCAAGTACCCGTGTCTCCAGGTGTTTGTGAACCTCACCCATTCAGGTCAGAAAGTGCTCCTACATTATAATGAAGAGGCTGTCCAGATAAACTCCAAG TGCTTCTACACACCTAAGTGCCACCGGGATAGAAAGGGTTTGCTCAGTGGTGCTCTGGACATAAAGGAATTCTTCGATCACAAAAATGGGACCCCATTTTCATGCTTCTACAGTCCAGACAGCCAATCCGAAGATGTCGTTCTCATAAAAAAGTACGACCAGATGGTGATCTTCCACTGTTTGTTCTGGCCTTCGCTGACCCTGCTGGGTGGCGTCCTGATAGTCGGCATGGTGAGGCTAACACAGTACCTGTCCTTCTTGTGTGACAAACACAGCGCTGCATTCAGAGATGAGGTGGGTGGCAAAGTTCCTTACGCGGCACAGCATCAATGCAGACTGTGGCGTGTGGGGAGGGGCAAGGGAAGGAGCGGAGAAGCCTTAAGACGGTGGCCAAATTCAAGTCCTGGCCCTCAGTACCTGCAGGGTCTGCACTTGAGGACCTGA